A window of Formosa sp. Hel1_31_208 contains these coding sequences:
- the fusA gene encoding elongation factor G: MARDLKYTRNIGIAAHIDAGKTTTTERVLYYTGVSHKIGEVHDGAATMDWMEQEQERGITITSAATTCTWVFPKENAEPTPDAKDYHFNIIDTPGHVDFTVEVNRSLRVLDGLVFLFSAVDGVEPQSETNWRLADNYKVPRIGFVNKMDRQGSDFLGVCQQVKDMLKSNAVPIVLNIGDEEDFKGIIDLVKNRAIVWHDETQGATFDVIEIPEELKAEAKKYRALLIEEVAGYDENLLEKFMEDEDSITEDEVHAALRAAVMDMAIIPMICGSAFKNKGVQFLLDAVCRYLPSPMDKEGIVGMNPDTEKEELRKPDVKEPFAALAFKIATDPFVGRLAFFRAYSGRLDAGSYVLNNRSGKKERISRIYQMHANKQNAIDFIEAGDIGAAVGFKSIKTGDTLSDEKHPIVLESMDFPDPVIGIAVEPKTKADVDKLGIGLAKLAEEDPTFTVRSDEASGQTIISGMGELHLDVIVDRLKREFKVEVNQGQPQVEYKEAITAAADHREVYKKQSGGRGKFADIVFTVEPADEGVVGLQFESVIKGGNVPKEFIPSIEKGFKMAMVNGPLAGYEIDSMKVTLKDGSYHDVDSDQLSFELAAKLGFKNSAKAAKAVIMEPIMKLEVITPEENMGDIVGDLNRRRGQVSDMGDRAGAKTVKATVPLSEMFGYVTTLRTLSSGRATSTMEFSHYAETPKNISEEVIAAAKGVEA, from the coding sequence GGTATTACAATTACGTCTGCTGCAACAACTTGTACTTGGGTTTTTCCTAAGGAAAATGCTGAGCCTACTCCAGATGCAAAAGATTACCACTTCAATATTATTGACACACCGGGTCACGTTGATTTTACAGTAGAAGTAAATCGGTCATTACGTGTACTTGATGGTTTAGTGTTCTTATTTAGTGCAGTAGATGGTGTTGAGCCACAATCTGAAACTAACTGGAGATTAGCAGATAACTATAAAGTGCCTCGTATTGGTTTCGTTAATAAAATGGACCGTCAAGGATCTGACTTTTTAGGTGTTTGTCAACAAGTAAAAGATATGTTAAAATCTAATGCGGTGCCAATCGTTTTAAATATTGGTGACGAAGAAGATTTTAAAGGGATTATTGATTTAGTAAAGAATAGAGCTATCGTTTGGCATGATGAAACACAAGGGGCGACTTTTGATGTGATTGAAATTCCAGAAGAGCTTAAAGCTGAAGCAAAAAAATACAGAGCATTACTTATTGAAGAAGTAGCTGGTTACGATGAGAACTTACTAGAGAAGTTCATGGAAGATGAAGATTCAATAACAGAAGATGAAGTGCATGCTGCGCTTAGAGCTGCTGTTATGGATATGGCTATTATTCCTATGATTTGTGGTTCTGCATTTAAGAATAAAGGTGTGCAGTTCTTGTTAGATGCTGTATGTCGTTACTTGCCTTCTCCAATGGATAAGGAAGGTATCGTAGGTATGAATCCAGATACAGAGAAAGAAGAATTGCGTAAGCCTGATGTAAAGGAACCTTTTGCTGCATTAGCGTTTAAGATTGCTACAGACCCTTTTGTTGGTCGTTTGGCATTTTTCCGTGCTTATTCTGGTCGTTTAGATGCAGGTTCTTATGTGTTAAACAATCGTTCCGGTAAAAAAGAACGTATTTCACGTATCTATCAAATGCACGCTAATAAGCAAAATGCAATCGATTTTATAGAAGCTGGAGATATTGGAGCTGCTGTTGGATTTAAATCTATCAAAACAGGAGATACACTTTCAGATGAAAAACATCCGATCGTTTTAGAATCGATGGACTTCCCTGATCCAGTTATTGGTATTGCGGTTGAGCCTAAGACTAAGGCAGATGTTGATAAATTGGGTATTGGTTTAGCTAAATTAGCTGAAGAAGATCCAACATTTACAGTGCGTTCAGACGAGGCTTCAGGACAGACTATTATTTCTGGAATGGGTGAGTTGCACTTAGATGTAATTGTAGATCGTTTAAAACGTGAATTCAAAGTTGAGGTTAATCAAGGTCAACCTCAGGTTGAATACAAGGAAGCTATTACAGCTGCGGCAGATCACAGAGAAGTTTATAAGAAACAATCTGGTGGTCGTGGTAAATTTGCTGATATTGTATTTACTGTAGAACCGGCAGATGAAGGAGTTGTAGGATTACAATTCGAGTCTGTAATAAAAGGTGGTAACGTTCCTAAAGAATTTATTCCTTCAATAGAAAAAGGATTCAAAATGGCAATGGTTAATGGACCATTAGCTGGTTATGAAATTGATTCGATGAAGGTGACATTGAAAGATGGGTCTTACCATGATGTGGATTCTGATCAATTGTCTTTCGAGTTAGCAGCTAAGTTAGGATTTAAGAATTCTGCCAAAGCAGCTAAAGCAGTGATCATGGAGCCAATCATGAAACTTGAAGTTATTACTCCAGAAGAAAACATGGGTGATATTGTTGGTGACTTAAACCGTCGTCGTGGTCAAGTAAGTGATATGGGGGATAGAGCTGGTGCAAAAACTGTAAAAGCAACTGTGCCATTATCTGAGATGTTCGGTTATGTAACCACGTTAAGAACATTATCTTCAGGTCGTGCAACATCAACAATGGAATTTTCACATTATGCTGAAACTCCTAAAAATATTTCAGAGGAAGTTATAGCAGCAGCAAAAGGCGTAGAAGCTTAA